From Prinia subflava isolate CZ2003 ecotype Zambia chromosome 31, Cam_Psub_1.2, whole genome shotgun sequence, a single genomic window includes:
- the INSRR gene encoding LOW QUALITY PROTEIN: insulin receptor-related protein (The sequence of the model RefSeq protein was modified relative to this genomic sequence to represent the inferred CDS: substituted 1 base at 1 genomic stop codon), with protein sequence MRPRALGAPRLGVMLLLLGHLPVPPVWAPSEICGSMDIRNDVSQLRKLENCSIIEGNLQILLMFTTGAEDFRGLSFPRLLMITEYLLLFRVYGLESLRDLFPNLSVIRGTNLFFNYALVIFEMPHLRDVGLHSLGHILRGSVRIERNQELCHLSTIDWGLLLPDAGDSTYIIGNKLAEECADVCPGILDVEKPCVQTSVNGQLDYRCWTSSYCQKVCPCGTGSACTAAGECCHAECLGGCGRPHDHRACVACRHFHFNGHCLPSCPPRTYEYEGWRCVTAEYCASLRKVSDNPRDASKFVIHQRQCLSECPSGYTRNESRXSMFCHKCEGLCPKECKVGTKTIDSMQAAQELGGCTLIEGNLILNIRRGYNLASELQSSLGLIETITGFLKIKHSFALVSLSFFKNLKLIRGDSMVDGNYTLYVLDNQNLQQLWDWSHHILSIPVGKMYFAFNPKLCLAEIYRMEEVTGTKGRQNKAEINPRTNGDRASCKTQTLRFISNVTESDRIFLKWERYRPPEYRDLLSFIVYYKESPFQNVSEYVGQDACGAQSWNVLDVDLPLSSEQEPGVTLLNLRPWTQYAIFVRAITLTTAEEGRNYGAQSEVVYIRTMPAAPTVPRDVISMSNSSSHIVVRWKPPTQRNGNIVYYLVLWQQLAEDMELYINDYCHKGEARQGRGRTGVVPLSQVGDGPEGEQDAEERCCPCRPADGQLHMDSEAESFQKKFENFLHNSITIPRTPKQRRDVVAVTSPANASSAEPLAPSNPGGEPKPDFQIFEDKVVRDRAVLSRLRHFTEYRIDIHACNHAANTVGCSAATFVFARTMPELQADNIPGNVTWEPAGKNSVLLRWEEPRNPNGLILKYEIKYSRESEEVTTVVCVSRHRYSKYGGVHLALLQPGNYSAKVRATSLAGNGSWTGLIKFYILGPAEEESSSFYVLLTVTPVVLMVLISCLAVFVFFYNKKRNNDGYPSGTLYASVNPEYFSASDMYIPDEWEVSREKITVIRELGQGSFGMVYEGVALGLATEGEETKVALKTVNELATMRERIEFLNEASVMKAFKCHHVVRLLGVVSQGQPALVIMELMTRGDLKSYLRSLRPEAENNPGLPPPSLKDMIQMAGEIADGMAYLNANKFVHRDLAARNCMVSEDFTVKIGDFGMTRDIYETDYYRKGGKGLLPVRWMSPEALKDGIFNTQSDVWSFGVVLWEIATLAEQPYQGMSNEQVLRFVMDNGILERPENCPDKLHELMCLCWQQNPRQRPSFVQLLERIKDHMAPAFRTLSFFYSPENGHHGSGEPSNTDTDPSPEEDEPPASPLPTCRDHSPGRLPNGTASL encoded by the exons ATGCGGCCGAGGGCGCTGGGTGCCCCGCGCCtgggggtgatgctgctgctcctgggccacctcccagtgccccccgTGTGGGCTCCCTCCGAAA TCTGCGGCAGCATGGACATCCGCAATGACGTCTCCCAGCTCCGGAAGCTGGAGAACTGCTCCATCATCGAAGGCAACCTGCAGATCCTGCTGATGTTCACCACGGGCGCCGAGGACTTTCGGGGGCTCAGCTTCCCTCGCCTGCTCATGATCACGGAGTACCTGCTCCTTTTCCGTGTCTACGGGCTGGAGAGCCTGAGGGATCTCTTCCCCAACCTCTCCGTCATCCGCGGCACCAACCTCTTCTTCAACTACGCCTTGGTCATCTTCGAGATGCCGCACCTGCGGGAcgtggggctgcacagcctgggccACATCCTCCGTGGTTCGGTGCGCATTGAGCGCAACCAGGAGCTCTGCCACCTCTCCACCATTgactgggggctgctgctgcccgacGCTGGGGACAGCACCTACATCATTGGCAATAAATTGGCTGAAGAGTGTGCCGACGTCTGCCCAGGCATCCTGGATGTGGAGAAGCCATGTGTGCAGACCAGTGTCAATGGACAGCTGGATTATCGCTGCTGGACCTCCAGCTACTGCCAGAAag TGTGCCCGTGTGGCACGGGCTCGGCGTGCACGGCAGCGGGCGAGTGCTGCCACGCTGAGTGCCTGGGGGGCTGCGGCCGCCCCCACGACCACCGGGCCTGCGTCGCCTGCCGCCACTTCCACTTCAAcgggcactgcctgccctcatGCCCACCCCGCACCTACGAGTACGAGGGCTGGCGCTGCGTCACCGCCGAGTACTGCGCCAGCCTCCGCAAGGTCTCCGACAACCCCCGCGACGCCTCCAAGTTCGTCATCCACCAGCGGCAGTGCCTCTCCGAGTGCCCCTCGGGATACACCAGGAACGAGAGCAGGTAGAG CATGTTCTGCCACAAGTGCGAGGGGCTGTGTCCCAAGGAGTGCAAGGTGGGCACCAAGACCATTGATTCGATGCAGGCAGCGCAGGAGCTGGGGGGCTGCACCCTCATCGAGGGGAACCTCATCCTCAACATCCGCCGGGGCT ATAACCTGGCCTcggagctgcagagcagcctgggactcATTGAGACCATCACGGGCTTCCTGAAGATCAAACACTCCTTCGCCCTCGTCTCCTTGTCCTTCTTCAAGAACCTCAAGCTGATCCGTGGTGACTCCATGGTGGATGG GAATTACACCCTGTATGTCCTGGACAACCAgaacctgcagcagctctgggactgGAGCCACCACATCCTCTCCATCCCTGTGGGCAAGATGTACTTTGCGTTCAATCCCAAGCTGTGCCTGGCCGAGATCTATCGCATGGAGGAGGTGACAGGCACCAAGGGGCGGCAGAACAAGGCAGAGATCAACCCCCGCACCAATGGGGACCGGGCGTCCT GTAAGACCCAGACCCTGCGCTTCATCTCTAACGTCACCGAGTCTGATCGCATCTTCCTCAAGTGGGAGCGGTACCGGCCCCCCGAGTACCGGGACCTCCTCAGCTTCATTGTCTACTACAAGGAGTC ACCCTTCCAGAACGTGTCTGAGTATGTGGGGCAGGATGCCTgtggggcccagagctggaacGTGCTGGATGTGGACCTGCCACTGAGCAGCGAGCAGGAGCCGGGGGTGACGCTGCTCAACCTCCGTCCCTGGACCCAATACGCCATCTTCGTGCGTGCCATCACCCTCACCACAGCCGAGGAAGGACGCAACTATGGGGCACAGAGCGAAGTGGTTTACATCCGCACCATGCCAGCAG CTCCGACGGTGCCCCGGGATGTCATCTCCATGTCCAACTCTTCCTCCCACATCGTGGTGCGTTGGAAGCCGCCCACACAACGCAACGGCAACATCGTCTACTACCtggtgctgtggcagcagctggccGAGGACATGGAGCTCTACATCAACGACTACTGCCACAAAGGTgaggccaggcagggcaggggcagaaCAGGGGTTGTGCCActgagccagg TTGGGGACGGTCCCGAGGGGGAGCAGGACGCGGAGGAGAGGTGCTGCCCCTGCCGCCCCGCCGACGGGCAGCTCCACATGGACAGCGAAGCCGAGTCCTTCCAGAAGAAGTTTGAGAACTTCCTCCACAATTCCATCACCATCCCCAG GACTCCAAAGCAGCGCAGGGACGTGGTGGCCGTCACATCCCCGGCCAACGCCTCCTCAGCAGAGCCGCTGGCCCCGAGCAATCCCGGAGGCGAGCCCAAGCCTGACTTCCAGATCTTCGAGGACAAGGTGGTGCGTGACCGGGCGGTGCTGTCGCGGCTGCGCCACTTCACCGAGTACCGCATCGACATCCACGCCTGCAACCACGCCGCAAACACCGTGGGCTGCAGCGCCGCCACCTTCGTCTTCGCCAGGACCATGCCCGAGT TGCAAGCTGACAACATTCCTGGGAACGTCACGTGGGAGCCGGCGGGCAAGAACAGTGTCCTGCTGCGCTGGGAAGAGCCCAGGAATCCCAACGGGCTCATCCTCAAGTATGAGATTAAGTACAGCCGGGAGAGTGAG GAGGTCACCACTGTTGTCTGCGTTTCACGCCACCGCTACTCCAAGTACGGGGGTGTccacctggctctgctccagccagggAATTACTCAGCCAAGGTCCGGGCCACCTCACTGGCTGGCAATGGCTCGTGGACAGGGCTCATCAAGTTTTACATTCTGGGGCCAG CTGAGGAAGAGTCCAGCAGCTTCTACGTCCTGCTCACCGTCACGCCTGTGGTGCTCATGGTGCTCATCTCCTGCCTGGCCGTCTTTGTCTTCTTCTACAACAAGAAGAG GAACAACGACGGGTACCCCAGCGGGACTCTCTACGCCTCCGTCAACCCTGAGTACTTCAGCGCCTCGGACA TGTACATTCCTGATGAGTGGGAGGTGTCCCGGGAGAAGATCACAGTGATCcgggagctgggacagggctccTTCGGGATGGTGTATGAGGGGGTGGCGCTGGGGCTGGCCACGGAGGGCGAGGAGACCAAGGTGGCCCTGAAGACAGTCAACGAGTTGGCCACCATGCGGGAGCGCATCGAGTTCCTCAACGAGGCCTCTGTCATGAAAGCCTTCAAGTGCCACCATGTG GTCCGTTTGCTGGGCGTCGTATCCCAGGGCCAGCCAGCTTTGGTCATCATGGAGCTGATGACACGTGGGGACCTGAAGAGCTACCTGCGTTCGCTCCGGCCTGAAGCCGAG AACAACCCCGGGCTGCCCCCGCCGTCCCTCAAGGACATGATCCAGATGGCGGGGGAGATCGCCGACGGCATGGCCTACCTCAACGCCAACAAGTTCGTGCACCGGGACCTGGCTGCCCGCAACTGCATGGTGTCCGAGGATTTCACTGTCAAGATTGGAG ATTTTGGCATGACCCGGGATATCTATGAGACGGATTATTACCGGAAAGGGGGCAAGGGGCTGCTCCCCGTGCGCTGGATGTCCCCCGAGGCGCTCAAGGATGGCATCTTCAACACGCAGTCTGATGTCTG GTCCTTCGGGGTGGTGCTGTGGGAGATCGCCACGCTGGCTGAGCAGCCCTACCAGGGCATGTCCAACGAGCAGGTCCTGCGCTTTGTCATGGACAACGGCATCCTGGAGAGGCCCGAGAACTGCCCCGACAAACT CCATGAGCTGATGTGCCTGTGCTGGCAACAGAACCCACGCCAACGCCCCTCCTTCGTCCAGCTCCTGGAGCGCATCAAGGACCACAT